One stretch of Fictibacillus sp. b24 DNA includes these proteins:
- a CDS encoding SDR family NAD(P)-dependent oxidoreductase, with protein sequence MINNNSALKTALITGASSGIGLEFANLLAKDGYHVVLTARNEKRLSEIANELKAKHGVDVTVLAKDLSLTDAAEELTAEILAKGIEVDILINNAGFAAYGPFDETSWKDEKDMIQVNITALTTLTKQLLPGMIKRNRGKILNVASTAAFQPGPLMAVYYATKAYVLSFSEAIDYELSHTNVSVTALCPGATATNFEKRASLESSRLFQSGAMNAHDVALSGYNALMKEKAVDVPGFKNKALANIVRFLPRKTVLKVVHYVQDKK encoded by the coding sequence ATGATAAATAACAATTCAGCTTTAAAAACAGCACTAATCACTGGAGCTTCAAGCGGAATAGGATTAGAGTTTGCGAACCTGCTCGCAAAAGACGGTTATCATGTCGTACTGACTGCAAGAAATGAGAAAAGACTTAGCGAGATTGCCAACGAGCTAAAAGCGAAACATGGTGTTGACGTAACTGTTTTAGCAAAAGATTTAAGTCTGACTGATGCTGCCGAAGAACTGACTGCAGAAATTTTGGCAAAAGGTATAGAGGTTGATATCTTAATCAACAATGCCGGGTTCGCAGCATATGGACCATTTGACGAAACATCATGGAAAGACGAAAAAGATATGATCCAAGTGAACATTACAGCTTTAACTACTTTAACAAAACAGCTTCTGCCAGGCATGATTAAGCGCAACAGAGGTAAGATTTTAAACGTAGCCTCAACAGCAGCTTTTCAGCCAGGTCCGTTAATGGCCGTCTATTATGCAACGAAAGCATACGTACTCTCTTTCTCAGAGGCGATTGATTACGAACTTAGCCATACGAACGTCAGCGTAACAGCGCTCTGCCCTGGAGCAACAGCGACTAATTTTGAAAAAAGAGCAAGCCTTGAGTCATCTCGATTGTTTCAATCAGGCGCAATGAATGCCCATGATGTAGCCTTATCTGGATATAATGCACTAATGAAAGAAAAAGCTGTAGACGTTCCTGGATTTAAAAACAAAGCTCTAGCTAACATCGTTCGTTTCTTGCCTCGAAAGACCGTCTTGAAAGTCGTACACTATGTACAAGATAAAAAATAA
- a CDS encoding DUF2157 domain-containing protein, translating into MNKKWMRSEGQKWVEDNIITDDQLNLIVARYPDTNDKRRITGILPVLASILIGIGILSFIASNWGEIPPLARLSLLIVIMLGFYYTGDRSLKAGNETLGTSLNILGIITFGSSIILLGQTFHLNAVDARLFVFWSLPAVYYLFRDRNKLYFFLLSVLTVGGQLYSLSEFHSFSYLLFVIFLFAVGGFVFLYPTNQKSWIFTVGLSIQALLLIMVEDLNFLWFFLFGFALFTAGLWVEKKVFKQPFNRFGTLIGFGFAYILYFMLTNDFSSDFELPAPYVFLPLLIVILALSIIGKRKENLYMHAWELLIFVPFFYLVKVADPLVVGLVYLIVMFVYSGFKLAEGYRNENRSQINFGIVLFLLVCLMGYFNLAWSFMPKSVFFLLGGILLFILNAFLQRKKMQILKNGGPHHD; encoded by the coding sequence ATGAACAAAAAATGGATGAGAAGCGAAGGACAAAAGTGGGTTGAAGACAATATCATCACGGATGATCAGCTTAATTTAATTGTTGCACGTTATCCTGATACAAATGACAAACGAAGAATAACAGGCATCTTACCCGTTTTAGCTAGTATTTTGATTGGAATTGGCATCTTATCTTTCATTGCATCTAACTGGGGTGAAATTCCCCCTCTTGCCAGACTGTCATTGCTCATCGTAATTATGCTCGGTTTTTACTACACAGGTGATCGCAGCTTAAAAGCCGGCAACGAAACTTTGGGGACATCTCTTAACATTCTCGGTATCATTACTTTTGGTTCCAGCATCATTTTACTTGGCCAGACGTTTCATCTAAATGCCGTTGATGCCCGTTTATTTGTTTTTTGGAGCTTACCTGCCGTATATTATTTGTTTAGAGATCGCAACAAACTATATTTCTTCCTCCTTTCTGTGTTAACAGTCGGTGGACAGCTTTATAGCTTAAGTGAATTCCATAGCTTTAGTTATCTTTTATTTGTGATTTTTCTTTTTGCTGTTGGCGGTTTTGTTTTCCTTTACCCTACTAATCAAAAGTCATGGATTTTTACCGTCGGGTTAAGTATTCAAGCCCTATTGTTAATTATGGTTGAGGATCTCAATTTCCTCTGGTTCTTCCTATTCGGCTTCGCATTATTTACTGCCGGGTTATGGGTTGAAAAGAAAGTATTTAAACAGCCGTTTAATCGCTTTGGGACACTCATTGGTTTCGGTTTTGCTTACATTTTATATTTCATGCTAACAAATGACTTCTCATCTGATTTTGAACTGCCCGCTCCTTATGTGTTTCTTCCGTTATTGATTGTGATACTAGCCCTTTCGATCATAGGTAAACGCAAGGAGAACCTTTACATGCACGCATGGGAACTACTAATTTTCGTTCCATTTTTCTATCTTGTAAAAGTAGCGGATCCACTAGTGGTAGGTCTCGTTTATTTGATTGTTATGTTTGTCTATTCCGGTTTCAAGCTGGCTGAAGGTTATCGAAACGAGAACAGATCACAGATCAATTTTGGAATTGTATTGTTCTTGCTTGTTTGTCTAATGGGATACTTTAACCTAGCCTGGTCATTCATGCCAAAATCCGTTTTCTTCTTACTCGGTGGAATTCTGTTATTTATTCTTAATGCGTTTCTTCAGCGTAAGAAAATGCAGATTTTGAAGAACGGAGGACCGCATCATGACTAA
- a CDS encoding GDYXXLXY domain-containing protein produces the protein MTKKRGWMIAALLQVLFLVFIAGSYYSIDYFGKDIKIKTVPVDPRDILYGDYVTLRFEISRVPLSSYKGDFTELDRGERHAYVVLQPGKEGYYAVKKVYPEKPEVKDNEVVLTAKAEKIWGENSIDQIELTYGFERYYVQENTGKELEAQANDMDAIISVAPWGAHKIVELNP, from the coding sequence ATGACTAAAAAACGAGGCTGGATGATTGCTGCCCTTCTACAAGTTTTGTTTCTTGTGTTTATTGCTGGGAGTTATTACAGCATTGATTATTTTGGAAAAGATATAAAAATTAAAACCGTACCTGTCGATCCAAGAGATATTTTATATGGAGATTATGTAACGCTCCGCTTTGAAATCAGCAGGGTTCCCCTCTCAAGCTACAAGGGTGATTTTACTGAACTTGACCGTGGAGAACGGCATGCATATGTTGTACTTCAACCTGGTAAAGAAGGATATTATGCTGTAAAGAAAGTGTATCCAGAAAAACCTGAAGTAAAGGATAACGAGGTTGTCTTAACAGCAAAAGCTGAAAAGATCTGGGGTGAAAATTCCATTGATCAGATTGAGCTTACTTATGGATTTGAGCGCTATTATGTTCAAGAAAATACCGGTAAGGAACTTGAGGCGCAAGCCAATGATATGGATGCTATTATAAGTGTTGCCCCTTGGGGAGCTCATAAGATCGTAGAATTAAACCCATAA
- a CDS encoding globin-coupled sensor protein, translated as MASILSILTKKSNATAVQNPADQYKDEVKILLSPNSEWQKQLDMISLTTDDLAIIRSLKPLIFENIAKIVDQFYRNIEHVPGLMDIIQKHSSVKRLQVTLIKHIQEMFDGVIDLEYIEQRRVIAHIHFKIGLQPKWYICSFQDMLLSFLSILDQHIENRNDYQLAVKAVTKLLNFEQQIVLEAFELEQIKERAKHEEQKQQIALSVGDSVEELASISEQTSAALQELTSKADEVVVFAKDTAESAADVSKNSLAGKSKLDGHQNMILKVKEQSQQISAELINLEQATVKINDVVDIVTAIAEQTNLLSLNAAIEAARAGEAGKGFSVVAHEVRKLADQTKTSVSGVSELVKNTHKRIEAVSQSVESIHHYINDSVSEATEISDFFVAILSKMDESTDRSGKLEKEVEVMAEVIEELSHAVGQIAISADSLTDVTKSMQQ; from the coding sequence ATGGCTTCGATTTTAAGTATTCTTACGAAAAAGAGTAATGCAACTGCTGTTCAGAACCCAGCAGACCAGTATAAAGATGAGGTTAAGATTTTATTGTCACCAAATAGTGAGTGGCAGAAACAGCTGGATATGATTTCTTTAACGACGGATGATTTGGCAATTATTCGTTCTTTAAAACCGTTGATCTTTGAGAACATAGCGAAAATCGTAGATCAATTTTATAGAAACATTGAACATGTACCAGGGTTGATGGATATCATCCAGAAGCACAGCTCGGTTAAGCGGCTGCAAGTTACGTTAATCAAACATATACAAGAAATGTTCGATGGAGTCATTGATTTGGAATACATTGAACAAAGAAGAGTGATTGCGCATATCCATTTTAAAATTGGTTTACAGCCTAAATGGTATATTTGCTCGTTTCAGGACATGCTGCTTTCATTTTTGTCTATATTGGATCAACATATTGAAAACCGAAATGACTATCAGCTAGCTGTTAAAGCAGTTACGAAGCTATTGAATTTTGAGCAGCAGATCGTGCTCGAAGCGTTTGAGTTAGAGCAGATTAAAGAAAGAGCTAAACATGAAGAACAAAAACAGCAGATTGCTTTATCTGTTGGCGATTCAGTAGAAGAATTGGCAAGCATCTCAGAACAAACGAGTGCTGCACTCCAAGAATTAACGTCTAAAGCAGATGAAGTAGTCGTTTTTGCAAAAGATACAGCAGAGTCAGCAGCGGATGTTTCCAAAAACTCTTTAGCAGGTAAGAGCAAACTGGATGGCCATCAGAATATGATACTAAAAGTAAAAGAGCAATCACAGCAAATCTCTGCAGAGTTAATTAACTTGGAACAAGCTACTGTGAAGATTAATGATGTAGTAGATATCGTAACGGCAATCGCTGAACAAACAAATCTTTTGTCTCTAAATGCGGCAATTGAGGCGGCTAGAGCTGGTGAAGCAGGGAAGGGATTCTCAGTCGTTGCTCATGAAGTTCGAAAGTTAGCGGATCAAACGAAGACGTCTGTTTCAGGCGTTTCGGAACTTGTAAAGAACACACATAAGAGAATAGAGGCCGTTTCACAATCTGTTGAAAGTATTCATCACTACATTAATGACAGTGTATCAGAGGCAACTGAAATTTCGGATTTCTTTGTTGCTATTCTTTCGAAAATGGATGAGAGTACGGACAGAAGCGGTAAGCTGGAAAAAGAAGTAGAAGTGATGGCTGAAGTAATTGAAGAATTGAGTCATGCCGTAGGTCAGATTGCGATATCAGCTGATTCACTAACCGACGTGACGAAAAGCATGCAGCAATAA
- a CDS encoding ABC transporter ATP-binding protein, with the protein MNVGKRLFQYALHFKKNFILGLLMLTVAIGAELTGPFIAKTMIDDHILGIERPWYQVDKEEKAAVNYDGNWYKRSDHFDSGENKGKEIRVIQVKRDYYVVPQPISFDGERTAKNGEVTISFKGKSETYPADELSTNETFAFYKPEIAGIMKLTMIYLGLLVFASFFQYGQRYMLQRSSNLVIKKIRQDVFAHVQRVAITYFDNQPAGKIVSRITNDTEAIKELFINVLANFFTGIIYLTGIFIALFLLDVKLATICLILVPILVVWIIVYRKFASKYNHKIRSTLSDINGMINESINGMTIIQAFKRQKETTEEFETMNKEYFTFQNKLLSLNAMTGHNLVLFLKNLAFMAFIWHFGGQALGVGSVISIGVLYAFVDYLNRMFHPVTGMVNQLAQLEQALVSAERVFVLMDEPGQTVTKTEIERYKGNVEFQDVTFSYVEGEPVLKNISFEANQGETVALVGHTGSGKSSIMNLLFRFYDIKQGKIVIDGKDIMELSKQELRQHMGIVLQDPFLFSGTIASNVSLDNPEITREQVEKALTDVGAMPFINNLPKGLDEPVIEKGSTLSSGQRQLISFARALAYNPAILILDEATASIDTETEAVIQDALDVLKRGRTTFIIAHRLSTIKSADQILVLDRGVIVERGSHEELMETKGRYFQMYQLQQGKTETRAVS; encoded by the coding sequence ATGAACGTTGGAAAGCGCCTGTTTCAATACGCACTTCACTTTAAAAAGAACTTTATTCTAGGACTCTTGATGCTGACCGTTGCAATCGGAGCGGAGCTGACAGGACCATTTATCGCAAAGACCATGATCGATGACCATATTCTTGGGATTGAAAGACCGTGGTACCAAGTGGATAAAGAAGAAAAAGCAGCAGTGAATTACGATGGGAACTGGTATAAACGAAGCGATCATTTTGATTCAGGAGAAAATAAAGGAAAAGAAATAAGAGTCATTCAAGTAAAACGAGATTATTACGTTGTTCCACAGCCAATTTCATTTGACGGGGAACGAACAGCGAAAAACGGAGAAGTAACGATTTCGTTTAAAGGGAAATCAGAAACGTATCCAGCAGATGAATTAAGTACAAATGAGACATTTGCTTTTTATAAGCCAGAAATTGCAGGAATCATGAAGCTGACAATGATTTATTTAGGACTGCTGGTATTTGCATCATTCTTTCAATACGGACAGCGCTATATGCTGCAGCGTTCTTCTAATCTAGTCATTAAAAAGATTCGTCAAGATGTGTTCGCTCACGTACAGCGTGTAGCCATCACCTATTTTGATAATCAGCCAGCAGGTAAGATCGTATCTCGAATAACGAATGATACAGAAGCGATTAAAGAGCTCTTTATCAACGTACTAGCAAACTTCTTTACAGGAATCATCTATTTGACGGGTATTTTTATTGCGTTGTTCTTGCTTGATGTAAAGCTGGCAACGATCTGTCTCATTCTTGTACCGATCCTTGTTGTATGGATCATCGTATATCGTAAGTTTGCATCCAAATACAATCATAAAATTCGTTCCACTTTAAGTGATATAAACGGAATGATCAACGAATCGATTAACGGTATGACGATTATTCAAGCATTCAAGAGACAAAAAGAAACAACTGAAGAATTTGAAACGATGAACAAAGAATACTTTACCTTTCAAAATAAGCTGTTAAGCCTGAACGCGATGACAGGGCACAACCTTGTACTGTTTTTGAAAAACCTCGCATTTATGGCATTCATCTGGCACTTTGGAGGTCAGGCACTGGGAGTAGGTTCTGTCATTTCTATTGGTGTTCTTTATGCCTTTGTAGATTATTTGAACCGTATGTTCCACCCTGTAACAGGTATGGTCAACCAGCTTGCACAGCTTGAACAGGCACTCGTATCAGCTGAAAGAGTATTCGTGCTGATGGATGAGCCAGGACAGACAGTTACAAAAACAGAGATCGAACGTTACAAAGGAAATGTAGAGTTTCAGGATGTTACCTTCAGCTACGTAGAAGGAGAGCCTGTGTTAAAGAATATTTCATTTGAAGCGAACCAAGGAGAAACCGTGGCCCTTGTCGGACATACGGGTTCAGGGAAAAGCTCAATCATGAACTTGCTATTCCGATTCTATGATATTAAGCAAGGCAAGATCGTCATTGACGGAAAAGATATTATGGAACTTTCTAAACAGGAATTGCGTCAGCATATGGGAATCGTTCTGCAAGATCCATTCTTGTTTTCAGGAACGATCGCATCCAATGTTAGCCTAGATAATCCTGAGATCACGAGAGAACAAGTTGAAAAGGCACTTACAGATGTAGGAGCCATGCCTTTTATTAATAACTTGCCAAAAGGATTGGATGAACCGGTTATTGAAAAAGGAAGCACACTTTCATCCGGCCAGCGACAATTGATTTCTTTTGCAAGAGCGCTTGCTTATAACCCAGCAATCCTGATTCTGGACGAAGCAACGGCGAGTATCGATACAGAAACAGAAGCAGTGATTCAAGACGCACTGGATGTATTGAAACGCGGAAGAACTACTTTCATTATCGCGCACAGACTTTCTACGATTAAGAGTGCTGATCAGATTCTCGTACTTGATCGCGGTGTAATCGTTGAACGCGGAAGTCATGAGGAATTAATGGAGACAAAAGGACGTTACTTCCAGATGTATCAGCTTCAACAAGGAAAGACCGAAACACGAGCAGTAAGCTAA
- a CDS encoding ABC transporter ATP-binding protein yields the protein MFSVLGKLAWFFKKHWIRYTIAVVLLTGVGIIEIIPPKLIGNIIDSIHMGTITREDMMKTLGIFVAVLISMYVTMYIWMYQLFGGAFIIERTMRSSFMRHLLKMTPTFFEKNRTGDLMARATNDLKAISMTAGFGILTLVDSSLFMLTILFVMGFMISWKLTFAALIPLPVIAFIIKKYGKKVHQRFTVAQDAFGEMNDSVLESVQGVRVIRAYVQEEADVERFNKVTDDVFEKNLAVSRIDALFEPTIKVLVGMSYLIGLGYGAYMVFHKTITLGELVTFNVYLGMLIWPMIAIGELINIMERGSASLDRVNETLSYEPDVKNAEDLVPLKDPGTIAFENVTFRYPSSEVDNLKNINVTVKKGGTLGIVGRTGSGKTTLLKQLLREYPAGEGKISFSGVGIEDIALENLQGWIGYVPQDAILFSKTVQENILFGNSLADEDKLNHVMEMASFRKDVQYLPEGLNTLVGEKGVALSGGQKQRVSIARALCVDPEILILDDALSAVDAKTETAIIGNIRKERAGKTTFITTHRLSAVEHADWIIVIDDGAIVDEGRHEDLIARDGWYKEQHERQQIEQNLNDNKAV from the coding sequence ATGTTTTCAGTTTTAGGTAAGTTAGCTTGGTTTTTTAAGAAGCATTGGATTCGGTACACAATTGCAGTAGTGCTGCTCACTGGAGTAGGAATCATCGAGATCATCCCTCCAAAGCTTATTGGGAATATCATTGATTCCATTCATATGGGTACGATCACAAGAGAAGATATGATGAAGACGCTCGGAATCTTTGTTGCAGTTCTAATTTCGATGTACGTCACGATGTATATCTGGATGTACCAGCTTTTTGGAGGCGCTTTTATTATTGAACGTACCATGCGTTCTAGCTTCATGCGCCACTTGTTAAAGATGACTCCTACTTTTTTTGAAAAAAATAGAACAGGAGATTTGATGGCTCGAGCAACGAATGATCTGAAGGCGATCTCAATGACTGCAGGATTCGGAATATTAACGCTCGTTGATTCAAGTTTGTTCATGCTGACGATTTTGTTCGTTATGGGGTTCATGATCAGCTGGAAATTGACGTTTGCAGCACTTATTCCACTGCCAGTTATCGCGTTTATCATTAAAAAGTACGGTAAAAAAGTACATCAGCGTTTTACCGTTGCACAAGATGCCTTTGGTGAGATGAACGATTCTGTCTTAGAAAGCGTTCAAGGTGTGCGTGTAATCCGTGCTTACGTTCAGGAAGAAGCAGATGTAGAGCGCTTCAATAAAGTAACAGATGATGTGTTTGAAAAGAACTTGGCTGTTTCCAGAATAGACGCACTTTTTGAACCGACCATTAAAGTCTTAGTAGGAATGAGTTACTTGATCGGCTTAGGTTACGGTGCTTACATGGTGTTTCATAAAACAATAACACTCGGGGAACTCGTAACGTTTAACGTGTATCTCGGTATGCTGATCTGGCCGATGATTGCGATCGGGGAACTGATTAATATTATGGAACGCGGAAGTGCGTCACTCGATCGAGTAAACGAGACGCTGTCATATGAACCAGACGTTAAGAATGCAGAAGATCTTGTTCCGCTAAAAGATCCAGGCACGATTGCATTTGAAAATGTAACGTTCCGATATCCGTCTTCTGAAGTTGATAACTTAAAGAACATCAATGTTACGGTCAAAAAAGGGGGAACCCTTGGAATTGTCGGTCGTACGGGAAGCGGGAAAACGACTTTGCTCAAGCAGCTTCTAAGGGAATATCCAGCTGGAGAAGGGAAGATCTCGTTCTCAGGTGTTGGGATTGAAGACATTGCACTAGAAAATCTTCAAGGATGGATTGGCTATGTGCCGCAGGACGCTATTCTATTTTCCAAAACGGTTCAAGAAAACATTCTTTTCGGCAACAGTTTAGCAGATGAGGATAAGCTGAACCATGTGATGGAGATGGCTTCTTTTAGAAAAGACGTTCAATATCTGCCAGAAGGATTGAACACACTTGTAGGTGAAAAAGGTGTGGCATTATCAGGCGGACAGAAGCAGCGTGTATCCATTGCACGAGCGCTGTGCGTAGATCCTGAAATCTTAATTTTAGACGATGCGCTTTCTGCTGTTGATGCGAAAACGGAGACGGCGATTATCGGAAATATTCGTAAAGAACGTGCCGGAAAGACGACATTTATTACAACACACCGATTGTCAGCTGTTGAACACGCAGACTGGATCATCGTTATTGATGATGGAGCGATTGTAGACGAAGGAAGACATGAGGACTTAATAGCAAGAGATGGCTGGTATAAAGAGCAGCACGAACGCCAGCAAATCGAACAAAACTTAAATGATAATAAGGCGGTGTAG
- a CDS encoding ABC transporter ATP-binding protein encodes MFTIDNVRKTFTNGDVKEEILKGINLSLKEGEITALVGPSGSGKSTLLTIAAGLQPASDGHVIFEGKNMSTMSSEQVRNIRASKFGFVFQFAHLVPFLTVEEQLILMLDVAESKIKKHEQQQEIDNILKLVGLQHRKNAYPSSLSGGEKQRVAIARAIIHKPKVLFADEPTASLDSKKSKEVMSLIRDLTKRLNITTLMVTHDEEMLCYVDHIIKMSDGKVL; translated from the coding sequence ATGTTCACAATTGATAACGTTAGAAAAACATTTACTAATGGTGACGTGAAGGAAGAAATATTAAAAGGAATCAACCTATCTCTTAAAGAAGGTGAGATAACGGCTTTAGTAGGTCCATCAGGGTCGGGTAAGAGTACACTTCTTACAATAGCTGCAGGACTTCAACCCGCATCAGATGGACACGTAATATTTGAAGGCAAAAACATGTCCACTATGAGTTCTGAACAAGTACGGAATATACGAGCAAGTAAGTTTGGTTTTGTTTTTCAATTTGCACATCTTGTTCCTTTTCTCACAGTAGAAGAACAACTGATACTAATGCTCGATGTTGCTGAATCTAAAATTAAGAAACATGAACAACAACAAGAAATTGACAACATTCTAAAGTTAGTTGGATTACAACATCGTAAAAATGCTTATCCTTCTTCATTGTCTGGTGGGGAAAAACAAAGGGTTGCAATTGCTCGTGCAATCATTCATAAACCTAAAGTTCTCTTTGCAGATGAACCAACTGCAAGTTTAGATTCAAAAAAGTCAAAAGAGGTTATGTCGTTAATACGAGATTTAACAAAAAGATTGAATATTACTACCCTAATGGTTACCCATGACGAGGAAATGCTTTGTTATGTTGATCATATAATCAAAATGAGTGATGGAAAGGTTTTGTAG
- a CDS encoding ABC transporter permease, which translates to MSIAWKEILKNKVRFLILGSIIFLVSLLTFIISGLANGLSQDNAALIKDLPSGQFYMNQEAEETYNLSRIDNSMQEKIINQQKDAVALSIQMGFLNDKSGKQRSVAFVTSTDSKLFKNVNRGEIVLDRSLENKGIKVGDTLTHNQSSEKFTVKGFVDQKKFSHAPVAYLSMENYKEIYRAEEMQLVFIPEGESSQQFNGLQSFSNSDFLKTIPSYSAEQTSLNMIVWFLVVISGMLFGIFFYMMNVQKTGLFGILKAIGVKTSDLFKMMWTQMLFITIIALSLSVTCSQFFNRVAPKDMPFSLTTETIVQLSIVFLIIGFIGATLSGLQIKRVEPLQAIQQGEV; encoded by the coding sequence ATGAGCATTGCTTGGAAAGAAATATTAAAGAATAAAGTTAGGTTCCTAATATTAGGTTCGATCATTTTTCTAGTTAGTTTATTAACTTTTATTATTTCTGGTTTAGCAAATGGATTATCACAAGATAATGCTGCATTAATAAAAGACTTGCCGAGCGGACAATTTTACATGAATCAAGAAGCAGAAGAAACCTATAATTTATCGAGGATAGACAATAGTATGCAAGAAAAAATAATAAACCAACAAAAAGATGCCGTTGCACTATCCATCCAGATGGGCTTTTTGAACGATAAGAGTGGGAAACAACGAAGCGTCGCTTTTGTCACATCTACCGACTCAAAATTATTTAAAAATGTAAATCGCGGGGAAATTGTACTTGACCGTTCATTAGAGAATAAGGGAATAAAAGTCGGAGATACCTTAACTCATAATCAATCTAGTGAAAAGTTTACTGTAAAAGGTTTCGTGGACCAAAAGAAATTTAGCCATGCACCTGTAGCTTATCTAAGTATGGAGAATTATAAAGAGATTTACCGTGCTGAAGAAATGCAGCTAGTCTTTATACCAGAAGGAGAATCATCTCAACAATTTAATGGGCTACAATCTTTTTCGAATAGTGATTTTCTAAAAACAATTCCTAGCTACAGTGCAGAACAAACGTCTTTAAATATGATTGTATGGTTCTTGGTTGTGATTAGTGGAATGCTGTTCGGTATCTTTTTCTACATGATGAACGTTCAAAAAACAGGGTTATTTGGAATTTTAAAAGCAATTGGGGTAAAAACAAGTGATTTGTTTAAAATGATGTGGACTCAAATGTTGTTTATTACCATTATTGCACTTTCACTATCTGTTACTTGTAGTCAATTTTTTAATAGGGTTGCACCTAAGGACATGCCTTTTAGTTTAACTACTGAAACCATCGTGCAATTGTCTATTGTCTTCCTAATCATTGGATTTATTGGAGCTACGCTATCCGGTTTACAAATAAAAAGAGTAGAACCATTACAAGCGATTCAACAAGGGGAGGTCTAA
- a CDS encoding sensor histidine kinase — MKSLYVKFVVITIGIMILSGILAFFISNTYYQQKLKPYNDQKNTKIALEMVSFVEEHPSINLKEYFENLSAIGYQIYLVEDSGDESYFGASFRNKMLPASTKENVLNGDIYHGILHFPKETFVTGFFANELKNTIGVPLKHGGKSYALFMRPDIKLLFNEMHILFGWLFALMITLSIVMVVVSAKYLVKPISKLTVATKSLSKGNFNVELDINRGDELGELSHSFLQMSRKLEQSDEMRKEFISNISHDIQSPLSNIKGYTNLLEKESLSSKEKTQYISVINGEINRLSTLTKQLLLLASLDRNEEILKKKPFNIAQQIKELVRNYQWLINEKGIMLRYSLPDTEFIGDPSLLNTVWDNLLTNAIKYNKPNGSIEISIEEREKSLFITFEDTGIGMNNMELERIFDRFYRADIARSRTVEGTGLGLSIVATIVELHGGHTDVNSKENQGTTFVVELPIG; from the coding sequence ATGAAGTCTCTTTACGTAAAATTTGTAGTCATTACTATAGGGATCATGATTTTAAGTGGTATATTAGCTTTCTTCATCTCAAATACATACTATCAGCAAAAATTAAAACCCTATAATGATCAAAAAAACACAAAAATCGCACTAGAAATGGTGTCTTTTGTTGAAGAACACCCCAGTATCAATTTAAAGGAGTATTTTGAAAACCTTTCTGCGATTGGCTATCAAATATACTTAGTAGAGGATTCTGGAGATGAATCCTATTTCGGAGCATCCTTTCGAAACAAAATGCTACCTGCGTCAACTAAAGAAAATGTATTAAACGGTGATATTTATCATGGTATTCTTCATTTTCCGAAAGAAACATTTGTGACAGGCTTTTTTGCAAATGAATTAAAGAACACGATCGGTGTGCCGTTGAAGCATGGTGGAAAAAGCTATGCTCTTTTTATGAGACCTGATATCAAGCTCCTTTTTAATGAAATGCATATTCTGTTCGGTTGGCTGTTTGCCTTAATGATCACGTTAAGCATTGTGATGGTAGTGGTCAGCGCAAAATATTTAGTGAAGCCAATCTCTAAATTAACCGTTGCCACGAAATCACTCTCAAAAGGGAACTTTAACGTTGAACTTGATATTAACCGTGGTGATGAATTAGGGGAGTTATCTCATAGCTTTTTACAGATGTCGCGGAAATTAGAACAATCGGACGAGATGAGAAAAGAATTTATATCCAACATCTCTCATGACATACAATCACCCTTATCAAATATAAAAGGATACACAAATCTGCTGGAAAAAGAATCATTGAGTTCAAAAGAAAAAACACAATATATATCTGTAATAAATGGTGAAATTAACAGGCTTTCAACACTAACTAAACAATTATTACTTCTTGCCTCACTTGATCGCAATGAAGAAATTTTAAAGAAGAAACCATTTAATATAGCACAACAAATTAAAGAACTGGTTCGAAATTATCAATGGCTTATAAATGAGAAGGGGATTATGCTGCGCTATTCTCTTCCTGATACAGAATTTATCGGTGACCCTTCTTTGTTGAATACCGTATGGGATAATCTGTTAACAAATGCCATTAAGTATAATAAACCTAATGGCAGTATTGAAATATCGATTGAAGAAAGAGAAAAATCGTTATTCATCACTTTTGAAGATACAGGGATAGGAATGAATAATATGGAATTAGAAAGGATTTTTGATCGCTTTTATCGTGCAGATATCGCAAGGTCGAGAACTGTGGAAGGGACCGGACTTGGTCTATCAATCGTTGCTACCATTGTTGAATTGCATGGTGGTCATACGGATGTGAATAGTAAAGAAAATCAAGGGACTACCTTTGTTGTTGAATTACCTATTGGTTAG